From Leptospira ryugenii, a single genomic window includes:
- the tilS gene encoding tRNA lysidine(34) synthetase TilS — MEETGRIVRYKSLERLSQTGFFVTGHHCFDYLESMLLHLTRGGGKGALETLGPLSKNRFLPLVFLEDHELYEAYQSLTNLYPIFEDESNVDQSYKRNRIRSQILPNLVSEGMNAYRTYWNFHEWEEFTDKDLADGNSPSVDYLKLSDTNWNKLSRAKRKIWIDSHLKMMDLPPLYRNQWDEILSQENNTKIRWESSKLIIYKVKGKDLYLLRKDSRLFQTPKLLQNQGSYYIEWNRETREIPSLSNEYTISTCQAGDRIQYRWGKKELSEIMRELQIPEPIRRFIPILRTEDTLLIVFLSMFDKSLKDIHSEFS; from the coding sequence ATCGAAGAAACAGGGCGTATTGTTCGTTACAAAAGTTTAGAAAGACTTTCGCAAACCGGGTTCTTCGTTACCGGCCATCATTGTTTTGACTATTTGGAATCAATGTTACTTCACCTAACGAGAGGAGGAGGAAAGGGTGCATTGGAAACATTAGGTCCTCTATCCAAAAATAGATTTTTGCCATTGGTGTTTTTAGAAGACCATGAATTGTATGAAGCTTACCAATCCTTAACAAATCTCTATCCTATTTTCGAGGATGAAAGTAATGTGGACCAGAGTTACAAAAGGAACCGGATCAGATCCCAAATATTACCCAATCTTGTTAGCGAAGGAATGAATGCATATAGAACCTACTGGAACTTTCATGAATGGGAAGAATTTACAGATAAAGATCTTGCCGATGGGAACTCTCCATCAGTAGATTATTTAAAACTTTCTGATACAAACTGGAACAAACTTTCGCGAGCCAAACGTAAAATATGGATAGATTCACATTTAAAAATGATGGACCTTCCACCTTTGTACCGCAACCAATGGGATGAAATTCTTTCACAAGAAAACAATACAAAGATTAGATGGGAGTCTTCCAAACTCATCATTTATAAGGTGAAAGGTAAGGATCTTTATCTCTTAAGAAAAGATTCTCGCCTCTTCCAAACTCCAAAGCTCCTTCAGAATCAGGGAAGTTATTATATTGAATGGAATCGCGAAACCAGAGAAATTCCAAGCTTATCTAACGAATATACGATTTCCACTTGCCAGGCAGGTGACAGGATACAGTATCGATGGGGGAAAAAAGAACTTTCAGAAATCATGCGAGAATTACAAATACCTGAACCGATTCGTCGGTTTATTCCCATCCTAAGAACAGAGGATACTCTCCTTATCGTTTTTTTGTCTATGTTTGATAAATCACTCAAAGACATTCACTCGGAGTTCTCATGA
- the lsa25 gene encoding surface adhesin Lsa25 translates to MSLIKLFQSVSILLPLLLLLNCEAKPVEDNFGLSPEDFNVLLLGLASNVQLRDTGTGTIIDTAAGLEWRKCSVGQVFRQANNDCLGAPAGSALNPQDPFKYGARQLAFCDSRTHACNRVAAPQTLVATSEIAIQGTSELYAACASLGSGYRVPNPFELQRLTAGGRNLLLVNFPSTVEGDYWSGWSEVTDFEGTTAIAVSFDRESFGQEKRIVKTDRNYVRCVKNYP, encoded by the coding sequence ATGAGTTTAATCAAACTTTTCCAATCAGTTAGTATTCTCCTTCCGCTCCTTCTTTTGCTGAATTGTGAAGCAAAGCCAGTAGAGGACAATTTCGGTCTGAGCCCAGAAGATTTTAATGTCTTACTCTTGGGCCTTGCGTCCAATGTACAGTTAAGGGACACTGGAACTGGCACAATCATTGACACAGCTGCGGGTCTAGAATGGCGCAAATGCAGTGTAGGACAGGTCTTTCGCCAAGCCAACAATGACTGTCTCGGAGCGCCTGCAGGCTCGGCACTCAACCCACAAGACCCATTTAAGTATGGGGCTAGGCAGCTTGCCTTTTGTGACTCTCGGACACATGCCTGCAATCGCGTTGCGGCTCCGCAAACACTTGTAGCTACTTCTGAGATTGCAATCCAAGGAACAAGCGAACTCTATGCAGCTTGCGCTTCTCTAGGAAGTGGCTACCGAGTTCCCAATCCTTTTGAATTGCAAAGGCTTACCGCAGGTGGGCGAAACCTTTTACTAGTTAACTTCCCGAGCACAGTGGAAGGTGATTATTGGTCGGGTTGGTCTGAAGTCACTGACTTTGAAGGAACGACTGCCATTGCTGTTTCTTTTGACAGAGAATCCTTTGGTCAAGAGAAGAGAATAGTGAAGACAGATCGAAATTATGTCCGCTGTGTGAAAAATTATCCATAA
- the yihA gene encoding ribosome biogenesis GTP-binding protein YihA/YsxC, with the protein MKYHEEIHFPFTKYSLSIGTADDFSQIPEEPLVGFVGRSNSGKSSLLNAITNQKGLAKVSKSPGKTKLVNLFTTKQGFHLVDLPGFGYSKASHREHKSMMELLDRFLNQVQNLKVLFILIDAQREFPAEEVSMIETCQKKKIRPVVVRTKADKLNQREKIHIVRDAEEIMNHIGIPFPYFLCSSTNGKGINEIRKFIFDSLGISQVKQER; encoded by the coding sequence ATGAAATACCATGAGGAGATTCACTTTCCGTTCACAAAGTATTCTTTGTCAATTGGCACAGCAGATGATTTTTCTCAAATTCCAGAAGAACCTTTGGTCGGATTTGTGGGAAGGTCAAATTCAGGGAAATCATCTTTACTCAATGCCATCACCAACCAAAAAGGTTTAGCAAAAGTTTCGAAATCACCTGGCAAAACAAAACTTGTCAATTTATTTACCACCAAACAAGGATTCCATTTGGTTGATCTACCTGGCTTCGGGTATTCAAAGGCTTCTCACAGAGAACATAAATCGATGATGGAATTATTGGATCGATTTTTAAACCAAGTACAAAATTTAAAAGTCTTGTTTATATTAATCGATGCGCAGAGAGAATTTCCAGCAGAAGAAGTATCGATGATAGAAACTTGCCAAAAAAAGAAAATTAGGCCAGTCGTTGTTAGAACAAAAGCGGATAAGTTAAACCAACGTGAAAAAATTCATATCGTTAGAGATGCGGAAGAGATTATGAACCACATTGGTATTCCTTTTCCATATTTTCTTTGTTCTAGCACGAATGGTAAAGGCATCAATGAGATAAGAAAGTTTATATTTGATTCCCTGGGCATCAGCCAGGTTAAACAAGAGCGTTAA
- a CDS encoding DUF2889 domain-containing protein, with translation MSLRKQIQNIPLGLERNMTVAFWWLFDQKPNIAIIESKLYDRYHDISLLIKVDLSKQVILEFEIEERRTPFSSCPGAIVNYDFLVGKKLNRPALEIAIREYRPLSQHGCIRIDQLLFYAVDNFVSALGYELKRRHIPERWNEEIHNPNSEEFQKRSAAVHQWWIKDRVMKDSCFTMSGAMSDDIARKDLEAEPSITTLLLGLRKSAKD, from the coding sequence ATGTCTCTACGTAAACAAATCCAAAATATTCCGCTCGGTTTGGAAAGAAATATGACCGTCGCATTCTGGTGGTTATTTGATCAAAAACCAAATATTGCCATCATAGAATCAAAACTTTATGATCGTTACCATGATATCAGTTTACTAATCAAAGTTGATCTCTCGAAGCAAGTCATTCTTGAATTTGAAATTGAGGAAAGGCGTACTCCTTTTTCCAGTTGTCCAGGTGCAATTGTTAACTATGACTTCCTGGTTGGGAAAAAACTAAATCGTCCAGCACTTGAAATTGCGATTCGAGAATACCGGCCACTTTCACAACATGGTTGCATTCGCATTGACCAACTCTTATTCTATGCAGTTGATAATTTTGTATCTGCATTGGGATACGAGTTAAAAAGAAGGCATATACCCGAAAGATGGAATGAAGAAATTCACAATCCAAACTCAGAAGAGTTCCAAAAAAGAAGCGCCGCTGTCCACCAATGGTGGATCAAAGATAGAGTGATGAAGGATAGCTGCTTTACGATGAGCGGAGCAATGTCTGATGATATTGCAAGGAAAGACTTAGAAGCTGAGCCCAGTATCACGACTCTATTACTGGGCTTGCGAAAATCAGCAAAAGACTAA
- a CDS encoding ATP-binding protein: MSPTFALHQIFETLLQRLGKAIALRFFQTERIVISYSGGKDSTLCLAFFSYLQTEYKLPEPHVFHLNHQIRNNEAQEQAIESFLKANFTNVTVKKKIFPN; the protein is encoded by the coding sequence GTGAGTCCTACATTCGCTTTACATCAGATTTTTGAAACTCTACTGCAGAGGTTGGGGAAAGCAATTGCCCTCCGCTTTTTCCAGACAGAGCGTATTGTTATTTCCTATTCAGGAGGGAAGGATTCTACACTTTGCCTCGCCTTTTTTTCATACCTTCAAACAGAATATAAGTTACCTGAACCTCATGTTTTCCATCTAAACCACCAAATCAGAAACAACGAGGCTCAAGAACAAGCCATTGAATCATTTTTAAAAGCAAATTTTACAAACGTAACTGTAAAAAAAAAAATATTCCCAAACTAG
- a CDS encoding acetyl-CoA carboxylase biotin carboxylase subunit: protein MAKIQKILIANRGEIAVRVIRTAKKLGIKTVAVYSDADKDSLYTKLADESIYIGKAEPKFSYLNQETILRAIKETKADAVHPGYGFLSENADFAEALHKIGVTFIGPSPESIRAMGDKIGSRLLVAKHSVPVVPGYEGEDQSIERFQTEARRIGFPLMAKASAGGGGKGMRRINSESELEAGIVSAKREALSSFGDDRLLLEKYILNPRHVEFQIFGDGNGNVIHLHERDCSMQRRHQKVVEETPAPNFPKDLKAKMASAAIQAAKSVNYRGAGTVEFILGEKGEFYFLEMNTRLQVEHPVTEMTTGLDLVELQIRIAEGGSLPETPEQKGHSIEVRIYAEDPKQGFLPSIGKIHALQFPEGEGIRIDAGVQTGSEISIYYDPMIAKLICYAETRDLAIEKTLDALKRCIVFGPTTNLTFLQSLVGLTEFRSGHFSTHTIAEKDTILQREKLDPKFQLAYAGMVASIKSTVDPWNQEVIS from the coding sequence ATGGCAAAGATTCAAAAAATACTCATTGCAAATCGTGGAGAGATTGCCGTTAGAGTCATTCGAACTGCAAAAAAACTTGGCATCAAAACTGTAGCTGTCTATTCAGATGCTGATAAAGATAGTCTTTATACAAAGTTAGCGGATGAGTCGATTTACATTGGCAAGGCGGAGCCAAAGTTCTCATATTTAAATCAAGAAACAATTCTAAGAGCCATAAAAGAAACAAAGGCGGATGCTGTTCATCCTGGATATGGCTTTCTTTCCGAGAATGCTGACTTTGCAGAAGCATTGCACAAAATCGGAGTCACTTTTATTGGGCCAAGTCCAGAATCCATCAGAGCTATGGGTGATAAGATCGGATCACGTCTGTTAGTTGCCAAGCATTCTGTTCCAGTTGTTCCCGGTTACGAGGGAGAGGACCAAAGCATCGAACGGTTTCAAACAGAAGCAAGACGCATTGGATTCCCCTTAATGGCCAAGGCGAGTGCTGGTGGTGGTGGCAAAGGGATGCGAAGAATCAATTCAGAATCTGAATTAGAAGCAGGTATTGTATCGGCAAAACGTGAAGCACTTTCTTCCTTTGGCGATGATCGTCTGCTTTTAGAGAAATACATTTTAAATCCTAGACACGTAGAATTCCAAATTTTTGGGGATGGAAATGGGAATGTCATTCATTTGCACGAAAGGGATTGTTCCATGCAAAGAAGGCACCAAAAAGTTGTAGAAGAAACTCCTGCACCCAATTTTCCAAAAGACTTAAAAGCAAAAATGGCCAGTGCAGCCATCCAAGCAGCAAAGTCTGTCAATTATCGAGGAGCTGGCACCGTAGAATTTATATTAGGTGAAAAGGGAGAGTTCTATTTTTTAGAAATGAACACTCGCTTACAAGTGGAACATCCTGTCACGGAAATGACAACTGGCTTAGATCTTGTGGAACTTCAAATACGAATAGCTGAAGGTGGATCTCTACCCGAAACCCCCGAACAAAAAGGCCATTCGATTGAAGTCCGAATCTATGCCGAGGATCCAAAACAAGGTTTCCTTCCGTCCATTGGTAAGATCCATGCTCTCCAATTCCCAGAAGGTGAAGGAATCCGCATTGATGCAGGAGTCCAAACGGGATCTGAAATTAGTATCTATTATGATCCTATGATTGCAAAACTTATCTGCTATGCAGAAACTAGAGATCTCGCTATTGAAAAGACATTAGATGCTCTGAAAAGATGCATTGTGTTCGGCCCCACAACCAATCTAACCTTCTTACAAAGTTTAGTTGGTTTGACTGAATTCAGATCTGGTCACTTTTCTACCCATACGATTGCAGAAAAAGACACAATTTTACAGAGAGAAAAATTAGATCCAAAGTTCCAATTAGCTTACGCCGGCATGGTAGCTTCCATAAAATCAACAGTGGATCCTTGGAACCAAGAGGTGATATCATGA
- a CDS encoding acetyl-CoA carboxylase biotin carboxyl carrier protein subunit has protein sequence MKVSFQFLENIVNVSTFENFVQIQSNGKNETLALPKIKSVKKLPAFSGQVVFADDSVLTYLLEREKVFIHYDGETWTFLRKEREISGEESQNPEIRSPMPGKIIQLQAEMGKSFQKGEVLLVLEAMKMENAILAPYACQVNQVLVALGEIVKQDASLVILDKISQEKT, from the coding sequence ATGAAAGTCTCCTTTCAATTCCTTGAAAACATAGTGAATGTATCCACATTTGAGAACTTTGTGCAGATACAATCGAATGGAAAAAATGAAACATTAGCATTACCAAAAATCAAATCTGTAAAAAAACTACCAGCTTTCAGTGGTCAGGTGGTCTTCGCTGATGATTCTGTTCTAACCTATCTATTGGAGAGGGAGAAGGTTTTCATACACTATGATGGTGAAACATGGACTTTTCTTCGAAAGGAAAGGGAGATTTCAGGCGAGGAGTCCCAAAACCCGGAAATCAGGAGCCCTATGCCAGGAAAGATCATCCAACTACAGGCGGAAATGGGCAAATCCTTTCAGAAAGGAGAGGTCCTGCTGGTCCTCGAAGCAATGAAGATGGAGAATGCAATTTTGGCTCCCTATGCCTGCCAGGTGAACCAGGTTCTCGTAGCTCTTGGGGAAATCGTAAAACAGGATGCATCTCTTGTCATTTTGGACAAAATCAGCCAAGAAAAAACATAA
- a CDS encoding LTA synthase family protein, which produces MARIREWFVSSDRLYVFYFFICLLSLSLARIIFVSIYWDRIQDHSFLLLAFTFLLGIRFDLSSTGIVLGCFFVISQIPYISKVFVIKKILTYIPIFILPLVWTLCISDWIYFENANKHLGYEAFVFLADLPKLIHSVFLGKPFLLISLIIGIILASVFLLRESRKRMLAADPIKLDFWPQLVKLFSAILITMILVRGGVQESPLRASSAIVADDGLINHIALNPVFTTVMDLKGRSVPTHLRMDPNEAIQIIQKISKYENTEFLNDANFPLLRKQMETNRGKVPNIVLIFLESWTAKFTKPIGQGEIAGKEITPNFNALAKEGQLFTNFYANGGRTSNGLMSVITGIPDRPGLTAVRSPQIMGNFSSLGRIFSKWGYETIFITGDDLQFDNLETLLPHWGFQRRIGKKEIQETGKYTLGAWGYDDETIYDLLLKEMEKTHKNGSPFLASALTMTTHYPYKVPNPKFEIFSKEINDYDYLNTYHYADWALGAFLEKAKKYPFFKDTIFIFVGDHTHHRTLNYYEDRNVPLLLYGPRFIDKKLNSTVSSQIDVLPTMLGLVGKETNFSAVGRNLLAKGIGSGWAYFAYGVAYGWIEGDQFLYQWVDGDKSLQFRAKEPFTEHEACKKDPFPCKESLRKGNAIFNITIELMNQNRIFPQEN; this is translated from the coding sequence ATGGCTAGAATCAGAGAATGGTTTGTAAGCTCTGACAGATTGTATGTTTTTTATTTCTTTATCTGTCTTCTCTCCCTCTCTTTGGCAAGAATTATCTTTGTCTCCATCTATTGGGACCGTATCCAAGATCATTCTTTTTTACTTCTAGCCTTTACCTTCCTCTTAGGCATTCGCTTTGACCTTTCTTCCACAGGAATCGTTCTCGGATGTTTCTTTGTGATCAGCCAAATCCCTTACATAAGCAAGGTTTTTGTCATCAAAAAAATTCTTACTTACATTCCGATCTTTATCTTACCTTTGGTATGGACTCTTTGTATCTCGGATTGGATTTACTTTGAAAATGCCAACAAACACTTAGGCTACGAAGCCTTCGTATTTTTAGCTGACCTTCCCAAATTAATACACTCTGTTTTTTTAGGAAAACCATTTTTGTTAATCTCACTGATCATTGGGATCATACTTGCTTCGGTATTTTTGTTACGGGAAAGCAGAAAGAGAATGTTAGCAGCAGATCCGATAAAATTGGACTTTTGGCCACAACTGGTAAAACTTTTCTCTGCTATCCTAATTACGATGATTCTAGTTCGGGGCGGTGTCCAAGAATCTCCTCTGCGTGCAAGCTCAGCAATTGTTGCGGATGATGGTCTGATCAATCATATTGCATTAAATCCTGTCTTCACAACAGTGATGGACTTGAAAGGAAGATCAGTACCTACCCATTTGCGGATGGATCCAAATGAAGCAATTCAAATCATCCAAAAAATCTCGAAATATGAGAATACTGAATTTTTAAATGATGCAAACTTTCCACTTCTGCGAAAACAGATGGAAACTAACAGAGGTAAGGTTCCAAATATAGTCCTTATCTTTTTGGAATCATGGACAGCGAAATTCACCAAACCTATCGGACAAGGAGAAATTGCAGGAAAGGAAATCACACCTAATTTCAATGCATTAGCCAAGGAAGGACAATTATTTACAAATTTTTATGCAAACGGTGGTCGAACTTCCAATGGATTGATGTCGGTGATCACTGGTATTCCTGATAGACCTGGTTTAACCGCTGTACGCTCTCCACAGATCATGGGAAATTTTTCAAGTTTGGGTCGGATCTTTTCCAAATGGGGTTATGAGACTATCTTTATCACTGGAGACGATTTACAATTTGATAATCTCGAAACTCTTTTACCTCATTGGGGATTTCAGAGAAGAATAGGGAAAAAGGAAATCCAAGAAACTGGAAAGTATACTTTGGGTGCATGGGGATATGATGATGAGACCATCTACGATTTGTTATTGAAAGAAATGGAGAAAACCCATAAAAATGGATCACCATTTCTCGCATCTGCTTTAACGATGACGACTCATTATCCCTATAAAGTGCCAAACCCAAAATTTGAAATTTTTTCCAAAGAAATAAATGATTATGATTATTTAAATACCTATCACTATGCAGATTGGGCATTGGGTGCATTTTTAGAGAAAGCAAAGAAATACCCATTCTTCAAAGATACTATTTTTATCTTTGTGGGAGACCATACTCACCACCGCACACTAAATTATTATGAAGATCGAAATGTTCCTCTGCTTTTGTATGGACCAAGATTTATTGATAAAAAACTCAATTCTACAGTATCATCTCAAATTGATGTATTACCGACAATGCTTGGTTTGGTGGGAAAAGAAACAAATTTTTCAGCAGTAGGTAGAAATCTATTGGCTAAAGGAATTGGTTCTGGTTGGGCGTACTTTGCGTACGGTGTAGCCTACGGATGGATAGAAGGGGATCAGTTTCTATACCAATGGGTTGACGGTGATAAAAGCCTTCAATTTAGAGCCAAAGAACCTTTTACAGAGCATGAAGCATGCAAAAAAGATCCCTTTCCCTGTAAGGAATCCTTACGTAAAGGTAATGCCATTTTTAATATTACCATTGAGCTAATGAACCAAAATCGAATATTTCCACAGGAGAATTGA
- the omp85 gene encoding Omp85 family outer membrane protein encodes MVSIFLRIAVVLFLFSNIALLAQARPPRTDLPFEIDEKRRMAEKDLVKKKEGGYFTGLPLINSDPNVGIGYGARVLYFYNGDRKNPLFEYTPYRVRIFAQYFNTTKNAPYHWASIDAPYIFDTKWRLRGDLIYSRNPNSLYFGIGEDTLRPLSYIERNDPAGRVVRNAPFADYEENLAFRRPGDAGVGEAPVVTNSRYNRYDFESPEVSASGEYSFLGGTLRTVAGVRLSKQTIRTFDGKSYDSKFGAYDQIGGFPLALWDTDRTITTPQGETRLTRDQKDGKILGFNGGFTNNVRVGIVYDTRDFEPDPNRGLFLEATHERSTRAIGSNYEFNKNMVSGRIFISPVDYFTKKPPELLEKFVLAARGAIVQTNGDAPFYEYRNMWGTETNQSGLGGRTTIRGYKQDRFVGQTMAYANFEIRWKFWSVDVWGQHFDFQLVPFYDVGRVWDRTGDVNLKNYKHSRGIGLRIPWNQATVIYFDYARSAEDSQLFVNFSHIF; translated from the coding sequence ATGGTTTCAATTTTTTTGAGAATTGCCGTAGTTTTGTTTCTTTTTTCGAACATCGCATTGTTAGCTCAGGCACGCCCGCCCAGAACGGACCTTCCGTTTGAAATCGATGAGAAACGAAGGATGGCGGAAAAGGACCTAGTTAAGAAAAAAGAGGGGGGATACTTCACTGGTCTCCCTTTGATCAATTCCGATCCAAACGTTGGGATAGGCTACGGTGCAAGGGTACTTTACTTTTACAATGGGGACAGAAAAAACCCGCTTTTTGAATACACACCGTACCGTGTGCGGATATTTGCGCAGTACTTCAATACAACAAAAAATGCTCCATACCATTGGGCTAGCATTGATGCACCTTATATCTTCGATACGAAATGGAGATTACGTGGTGACTTGATCTACTCTAGAAACCCAAACTCTCTCTACTTTGGAATCGGTGAGGATACACTTCGTCCGCTTTCCTATATCGAAAGAAACGATCCTGCCGGTAGAGTCGTACGAAATGCACCATTTGCAGATTATGAAGAAAACTTAGCCTTCCGCCGACCAGGAGATGCAGGAGTTGGCGAAGCTCCTGTTGTTACTAATTCTCGTTACAACCGATATGATTTTGAATCACCTGAAGTAAGTGCGTCGGGCGAATACTCATTCTTAGGCGGAACTTTGCGAACGGTTGCGGGAGTTCGTCTATCAAAACAAACAATTAGAACTTTTGACGGCAAAAGTTATGATTCAAAATTTGGAGCTTATGACCAAATTGGTGGATTTCCTTTGGCACTTTGGGATACAGATAGAACGATTACCACTCCACAAGGCGAAACACGTTTGACACGTGACCAGAAGGATGGCAAAATCCTTGGATTTAATGGCGGTTTCACAAACAACGTGCGAGTTGGTATCGTTTACGATACACGTGACTTTGAGCCAGATCCTAATCGTGGGTTGTTTTTAGAAGCCACTCACGAGCGTTCTACGAGAGCCATTGGCTCCAATTATGAATTTAATAAAAACATGGTCTCAGGACGTATATTTATCAGTCCAGTTGACTATTTTACCAAGAAACCGCCTGAGCTTCTCGAAAAATTTGTATTAGCTGCGAGAGGTGCGATCGTCCAAACCAATGGAGATGCTCCTTTCTATGAATACAGAAACATGTGGGGAACTGAAACCAACCAATCAGGACTCGGTGGTAGAACTACCATCCGTGGTTACAAACAAGATCGATTTGTGGGGCAAACAATGGCCTATGCAAACTTTGAAATCCGATGGAAGTTTTGGTCAGTAGATGTTTGGGGGCAGCATTTTGATTTCCAGTTGGTTCCTTTTTACGATGTTGGACGAGTTTGGGACCGGACAGGAGATGTTAATCTCAAAAATTACAAACACTCTCGCGGGATTGGTTTACGAATTCCATGGAACCAGGCAACGGTAATATACTTTGACTACGCGCGTTCAGCGGAAGACTCACAGCTCTTCGTGAACTTTAGCCATATCTTTTAG